In one Erinaceus europaeus chromosome 3, mEriEur2.1, whole genome shotgun sequence genomic region, the following are encoded:
- the EVC gene encoding evC complex member EVC isoform X1 produces MACGGDARLLLGRDEVLPVPALLGPGVLLGALLGLGLGLLLARRARPGLQKDDTQSLLRNLEPRAPTPSEAGSPSGRRRRQTRRAREEPGLEERDAALSSPVTTFALKAKVVYPLKQKFRPLADGSSNPSLHETLRPALPHQPLEASPCSSLDSVSQRDKDASSSASSVPSASSEDRALRRSFLRPSGFLEALTRDGVDVHLCAYSLFLQDLLAVDAQLRHHKRLMYLQILKICLLEILPRKKPDDGICQKILAKQDQDLEELEERLQARLSHAEALGSGDSEYVTLADVERKEREISEQLIDYMEASWQQVGHTQHLLMEQFVSLGSRARQALATMTERMIVLEGRLRESQDLQVLDALDRMLGRAHLAQALEGLRLRLPEDTRCRLGATARALERLVAEGWLSGQLKEELLAGQHTAFWGEAERHRREFSRQAGEMLKVAQDQQAEGAAQLAAAQEDEREAFLAQMQLTTDPDGLLQAFHELLEAQWLARRELQDQHSLQAAEALAQLAQELHGAALGAFQELEEALFLRALPGASGLPGAECQALWREAGAAVAKQQGRAGGFRRQKRRLFRDLLAREEQLWLEELALAQLLQVQLREDQEDTVLRVLERLGGLSQEVTRGLLRGHELLLRSGLRLVALRGCAVTALTQMRLSGQKARLQELREQRAMEQGVGPCLEEDQWQRLRALEASMEEEDCRLQEEAQRARARLQEQVLAEASEVGRLLRVHTERALGLALRGRARTGPPGVQDTGDQSSLVDRAVESVYVTSAGVGRLVGAYHQQLERVVQEHNERTQQQLTALQEKPPAKPELRDKAAAAAQAPRQAVHQRLLAQRRRFLAQFSAHQRARLQAQGQRTQALELLETQLETELQRNRSGPRRRSPRPLPRRGRTPHPPRTRTLPRGAPPQDHSGMDMDQNFLWGAEGGSPASGTVSLWDKKVGRWIHPPSPCLSSSGSVSLLINEEGKQSLLHGHHQGWNPGPHVRGGSSALPAAPFPRTCSRLSSLRPEASPSPSSSSSWRWSEFWGRAPRLRGTCSQSTRPPTGPCHPR; encoded by the exons ATGGCCTGCGGGGGCGACGCGCGGCTGCTGCTGGGCCGGGACGAGGTGCTGCCGGTGCCCGCGCTGCTGGGCCCCGGGGTGCTGCTGGGCGCGctgctgggcctgggcctggggctTCTGCTCGCCCGCCGCGCGCGCCCCGGACTGCAG aaggACGACACTCAGAGTCTGCTCCGGAACCTGGAGCCTCGGGCGCCCACGCCCTCGGAAGCTGGGTCCCCATCGggcaggagaaggagacagactcGGAGGGCCAGGGAGGAGCCTGGCCTGGAG GAGCGCGATGCCGCCCTCAGCAGCCCCGTCACCACGTTCGCCCTCAAGGCCAAGGTCGTGTACCCCCTCAAACAGAAGTTCCGG CCCCTGGCGGACGGCTCCTCCAACCCCTCCCTGCATGAGACGCTGCGGCCGGCGCTGCCCCACCAGCCCCTGGAGGCCTCTCCCTGCAGCAGCCTGGACAGCGTGAGCCAGAGGGACAAGGATGCCTCCAGCTCGGCCTCCAGCGTCCCCTCGGCCAGCAGCGAGGACAGGGCCCTGCGGCGCAGCTTCCTGAGGCCCAGCGGCTTCCTGGAGGCGCTGACCCGTGACGG GGTGGACGTGCACCTCTGCGCTTACAGTCTGTTCCTGCAGGACCTGCTGGCCGTGGACGCCCAGCTGAGGCACCATAAGCGTCTG ATGTATcttcagattttaaaaatatgtctccTGGAGATCCTTCCCAGAAAGAAGCCTGACGATGGGATCTGCCAGAAGATTCTGGCCAAGCAGGACCAG GACCTGGAGGAGTTAGAAGAAAGGCTTCAGGCGAGGCTGTCGCATGCAGAGGCGCTGGGCTCGGGCGACTCTGAGTATGTCACCCTGGCAGAcgtggagaggaaggagagagagatctcGGAGCAGCTTATTGACTAT ATGGAGGCCTCCTGGCAGCAGGTCGGTCACACCCAGCATCTGCTGATGGAGCAGTTCGTCAGCTTGGGGTCCAGAGCGCGCCAGGCCCTGGCCACCATGACAGAGAGGATGATCGTGCTGGAGGGGCGCCTGAGGGAGTCCCAGGACCTGCAAGTGCTG GACGCCCTGGACAGGATGCTGGGCCGCGCCCACCTGGCCCAGGCGCTGGAggggctgcggctgcggctgcccGAGGACACGCGCTGCCGGCTGGGGGCCACGGCTCGGGCGCTGGAGCGGCTGGTGGCCGAGGGGTGGCTGTCGGGGCAGCTCAAGGAGGAGCTGCTGGCCGGGCAGCACACGGCCTTCTGGGGCGAGGCCGAGCGTCACCGCCGGG AGTTCTCCCGCCAGGCCGGGGAGATGCTGAAGGTCGCACAGGACCAGCAGGCAGAGGGCGCCGCCCAGCTGGCCGCGGCCCAGGAGGACGAGCGGGAGGCCTTCCTCGCCCAGATGCAGCTGACCACTGACCCCGATGGCCTCCTGCAG GCCTTCCACGAGCTCCTGGAGGCGCAGTGGCTGGCGCGGCGAGAACTTCAGGACCAACACAGCTTGCAGGCGGCCGAGGCGCTGGCCCAGCTGGCTCAG GAGCTGCACGGGGCCGCCCTGGGCGCCTTCCAGGAGCTGGAGGAGGCTCTGTTCCTGCGGGCTCTGCCGGGTGCCAGCGGGCTGCCGGGCGCCGAGTGCCAGGCCCTGTGGCGGGAGGCCGGGGCCGCCGTGGCCAAGCAGCAGGGCAGGGCCGGGGGCTTCCGGCGGCAGAAGCGGCGGCTGTTCCGGGACCTGCTGGCACGGGAGGAGCAG CTGTGGCTGGAGGAATTGGCCTTGGCCCAGCTGCTGCAGGTGCAGCTCCGCGAGGACCAGGAGGACACCGTCCTGCGGGTGCTGGAGCGGCTGGGTGGTCTCAGCCAAGA GGTGACCCGAGGGCTCCTGAGGGGACACGAGCTGCTGCTGCGCTCGGGCCTGCGCCTCGTGGCCCTCCGGGGCTGCGCAGTCACTGCCCTCACGCAGATGAGGCTGTCCGGGCAGAAGGCCAGGCTGCAGGAGCTCAGGGAGCAGCGGGCGATGGAGCAAGGCGTCGGGCCCTGCCTGGAGGAGGACCAGTGGCAGCGGCTCAGGGCCCTG GAGGCCAGCATGGAGGAGGAGGACTGCCGGCTGCAGGAGGAGGCGCAGCGGGCTAGGGCCCGGCTGCAGGAGCAGGTGCTGGCAGAGGCGAGTGAGGTGGGCCGGCTGCTGCGGGTGCACACGGAGAGGGCGCTGGGCCTGGCGCTGCGGGGCCGGGCGAGGACAGGACCCCCGGGGGTGCAGGACACCGGCgatcag AGCTCCCTGGTGGACAGGGCCGTGGAAAGCGTGTACGTGACCAGCGCAGGTGTGGGGCGTCTGGTGGGAGCCTACCACCAGCAGCTGGAGCGGGTGGTCCAGGAGCACAATGAGAGGACCCAGCAGCAGCTGACAGCACTACAGG AAAAGCCGCCGGCGAAGCCTGAGCTCAGGGACAAGGCGGCAGCAGCGGCCCAGGCACCCCGCCAGGCTGTCCACCAGAG GCTGCTGGCTCAGCGGAGGCGGTTCCTGGCCCAGTTCTCCGCACACCAGCGCGCCCGTCTGCAGGCTCAGGGGCAGAGGACGCAGGCCCTGGAGCTGCTGGAAACCCAGCTGGAGACGGAGCTGCAG AGAAACCGCTCAGGACCAAGAAGAAGAAGCCCCCGCCCGCTGCCCAGGAGAGGGAGGACCCCGCACCCCCCGAGGACGAGGACCCTGCCCCGGGGGGCCCCCCCACAGGATCACTCGGGTATGGA catggaccagaattttttatggggagcagaaggtggaagtccgGCTTCTGGAACTGTTTCTCTGTGGGACAAGaaggttggcaggtggatccaccccCCCAGcccgtgtctgtcttcctctggctCCGTTTCCCTTTTGATTAACGAGGAAGGGAAGCAGAGCCTTCTGCATGGGCATcaccagggctggaacccgggacCCCATGTAAGAGGAGGGTCCAGTGCTTTGCCTGCTGCACCATTTCCCAGGACCTGCTCTCGTCTCTCATCCCTCCGTCCAGAAGCCTCCCCTTCACCCTCTTCTTCATCAAGCTGGCGCTGGTCTGAGTTCTGGGGTAGGGCTCCACGTCTCCGCGGGACGTGCAGTCAAAGCACTCGCCCGCCGACCGGCCCCTGCCACCCAAGGTGA
- the EVC gene encoding evC complex member EVC isoform X5 has product MACGGDARLLLGRDEVLPVPALLGPGVLLGALLGLGLGLLLARRARPGLQKDDTQSLLRNLEPRAPTPSEAGSPSGRRRRQTRRAREEPGLEERDAALSSPVTTFALKAKVVYPLKQKFRPLADGSSNPSLHETLRPALPHQPLEASPCSSLDSVSQRDKDASSSASSVPSASSEDRALRRSFLRPSGFLEALTRDGVDVHLCAYSLFLQDLLAVDAQLRHHKRLMYLQILKICLLEILPRKKPDDGICQKILAKQDQDLEELEERLQARLSHAEALGSGDSEYVTLADVERKEREISEQLIDYMEASWQQVGHTQHLLMEQFVSLGSRARQALATMTERMIVLEGRLRESQDLQVLDALDRMLGRAHLAQALEGLRLRLPEDTRCRLGATARALERLVAEGWLSGQLKEELLAGQHTAFWGEAERHRREFSRQAGEMLKVAQDQQAEGAAQLAAAQEDEREAFLAQMQLTTDPDGLLQAFHELLEAQWLARRELQDQHSLQAAEALAQLAQELHGAALGAFQELEEALFLRALPGASGLPGAECQALWREAGAAVAKQQGRAGGFRRQKRRLFRDLLAREEQLWLEELALAQLLQVQLREDQEDTVLRVLERLGGLSQEVTRGLLRGHELLLRSGLRLVALRGCAVTALTQMRLSGQKARLQELREQRAMEQGVGPCLEEDQWQRLRALEASMEEEDCRLQEEAQRARARLQEQVLAEASEVGRLLRVHTERALGLALRGRARTGPPGVQDTGDQSSLVDRAVESVYVTSAGVGRLVGAYHQQLERVVQEHNERTQQQLTALQEKPPAKPELRDKAAAAAQAPRQAVHQRLLAQRRRFLAQFSAHQRARLQAQGQRTQALELLETQLETELQRNRSGPRRRSPRPLPRRGRTPHPPRTRTLPRGAPPQDHSAAESRSGTAGGQGAPRRCSREEATCS; this is encoded by the exons ATGGCCTGCGGGGGCGACGCGCGGCTGCTGCTGGGCCGGGACGAGGTGCTGCCGGTGCCCGCGCTGCTGGGCCCCGGGGTGCTGCTGGGCGCGctgctgggcctgggcctggggctTCTGCTCGCCCGCCGCGCGCGCCCCGGACTGCAG aaggACGACACTCAGAGTCTGCTCCGGAACCTGGAGCCTCGGGCGCCCACGCCCTCGGAAGCTGGGTCCCCATCGggcaggagaaggagacagactcGGAGGGCCAGGGAGGAGCCTGGCCTGGAG GAGCGCGATGCCGCCCTCAGCAGCCCCGTCACCACGTTCGCCCTCAAGGCCAAGGTCGTGTACCCCCTCAAACAGAAGTTCCGG CCCCTGGCGGACGGCTCCTCCAACCCCTCCCTGCATGAGACGCTGCGGCCGGCGCTGCCCCACCAGCCCCTGGAGGCCTCTCCCTGCAGCAGCCTGGACAGCGTGAGCCAGAGGGACAAGGATGCCTCCAGCTCGGCCTCCAGCGTCCCCTCGGCCAGCAGCGAGGACAGGGCCCTGCGGCGCAGCTTCCTGAGGCCCAGCGGCTTCCTGGAGGCGCTGACCCGTGACGG GGTGGACGTGCACCTCTGCGCTTACAGTCTGTTCCTGCAGGACCTGCTGGCCGTGGACGCCCAGCTGAGGCACCATAAGCGTCTG ATGTATcttcagattttaaaaatatgtctccTGGAGATCCTTCCCAGAAAGAAGCCTGACGATGGGATCTGCCAGAAGATTCTGGCCAAGCAGGACCAG GACCTGGAGGAGTTAGAAGAAAGGCTTCAGGCGAGGCTGTCGCATGCAGAGGCGCTGGGCTCGGGCGACTCTGAGTATGTCACCCTGGCAGAcgtggagaggaaggagagagagatctcGGAGCAGCTTATTGACTAT ATGGAGGCCTCCTGGCAGCAGGTCGGTCACACCCAGCATCTGCTGATGGAGCAGTTCGTCAGCTTGGGGTCCAGAGCGCGCCAGGCCCTGGCCACCATGACAGAGAGGATGATCGTGCTGGAGGGGCGCCTGAGGGAGTCCCAGGACCTGCAAGTGCTG GACGCCCTGGACAGGATGCTGGGCCGCGCCCACCTGGCCCAGGCGCTGGAggggctgcggctgcggctgcccGAGGACACGCGCTGCCGGCTGGGGGCCACGGCTCGGGCGCTGGAGCGGCTGGTGGCCGAGGGGTGGCTGTCGGGGCAGCTCAAGGAGGAGCTGCTGGCCGGGCAGCACACGGCCTTCTGGGGCGAGGCCGAGCGTCACCGCCGGG AGTTCTCCCGCCAGGCCGGGGAGATGCTGAAGGTCGCACAGGACCAGCAGGCAGAGGGCGCCGCCCAGCTGGCCGCGGCCCAGGAGGACGAGCGGGAGGCCTTCCTCGCCCAGATGCAGCTGACCACTGACCCCGATGGCCTCCTGCAG GCCTTCCACGAGCTCCTGGAGGCGCAGTGGCTGGCGCGGCGAGAACTTCAGGACCAACACAGCTTGCAGGCGGCCGAGGCGCTGGCCCAGCTGGCTCAG GAGCTGCACGGGGCCGCCCTGGGCGCCTTCCAGGAGCTGGAGGAGGCTCTGTTCCTGCGGGCTCTGCCGGGTGCCAGCGGGCTGCCGGGCGCCGAGTGCCAGGCCCTGTGGCGGGAGGCCGGGGCCGCCGTGGCCAAGCAGCAGGGCAGGGCCGGGGGCTTCCGGCGGCAGAAGCGGCGGCTGTTCCGGGACCTGCTGGCACGGGAGGAGCAG CTGTGGCTGGAGGAATTGGCCTTGGCCCAGCTGCTGCAGGTGCAGCTCCGCGAGGACCAGGAGGACACCGTCCTGCGGGTGCTGGAGCGGCTGGGTGGTCTCAGCCAAGA GGTGACCCGAGGGCTCCTGAGGGGACACGAGCTGCTGCTGCGCTCGGGCCTGCGCCTCGTGGCCCTCCGGGGCTGCGCAGTCACTGCCCTCACGCAGATGAGGCTGTCCGGGCAGAAGGCCAGGCTGCAGGAGCTCAGGGAGCAGCGGGCGATGGAGCAAGGCGTCGGGCCCTGCCTGGAGGAGGACCAGTGGCAGCGGCTCAGGGCCCTG GAGGCCAGCATGGAGGAGGAGGACTGCCGGCTGCAGGAGGAGGCGCAGCGGGCTAGGGCCCGGCTGCAGGAGCAGGTGCTGGCAGAGGCGAGTGAGGTGGGCCGGCTGCTGCGGGTGCACACGGAGAGGGCGCTGGGCCTGGCGCTGCGGGGCCGGGCGAGGACAGGACCCCCGGGGGTGCAGGACACCGGCgatcag AGCTCCCTGGTGGACAGGGCCGTGGAAAGCGTGTACGTGACCAGCGCAGGTGTGGGGCGTCTGGTGGGAGCCTACCACCAGCAGCTGGAGCGGGTGGTCCAGGAGCACAATGAGAGGACCCAGCAGCAGCTGACAGCACTACAGG AAAAGCCGCCGGCGAAGCCTGAGCTCAGGGACAAGGCGGCAGCAGCGGCCCAGGCACCCCGCCAGGCTGTCCACCAGAG GCTGCTGGCTCAGCGGAGGCGGTTCCTGGCCCAGTTCTCCGCACACCAGCGCGCCCGTCTGCAGGCTCAGGGGCAGAGGACGCAGGCCCTGGAGCTGCTGGAAACCCAGCTGGAGACGGAGCTGCAG AGAAACCGCTCAGGACCAAGAAGAAGAAGCCCCCGCCCGCTGCCCAGGAGAGGGAGGACCCCGCACCCCCCGAGGACGAGGACCCTGCCCCGGGGGGCCCCCCCACAGGATCACTCGG CGGCAGAAAGCCGGAGCGGGACGGCAGGGGGACAGGGAGCCCCAAGAAGATGTTCAAGAGAAGAAGCAACGTGTAGCTAA
- the EVC gene encoding evC complex member EVC isoform X2: MACGGDARLLLGRDEVLPVPALLGPGVLLGALLGLGLGLLLARRARPGLQDDTQSLLRNLEPRAPTPSEAGSPSGRRRRQTRRAREEPGLEERDAALSSPVTTFALKAKVVYPLKQKFRPLADGSSNPSLHETLRPALPHQPLEASPCSSLDSVSQRDKDASSSASSVPSASSEDRALRRSFLRPSGFLEALTRDGVDVHLCAYSLFLQDLLAVDAQLRHHKRLMYLQILKICLLEILPRKKPDDGICQKILAKQDQDLEELEERLQARLSHAEALGSGDSEYVTLADVERKEREISEQLIDYMEASWQQVGHTQHLLMEQFVSLGSRARQALATMTERMIVLEGRLRESQDLQVLDALDRMLGRAHLAQALEGLRLRLPEDTRCRLGATARALERLVAEGWLSGQLKEELLAGQHTAFWGEAERHRREFSRQAGEMLKVAQDQQAEGAAQLAAAQEDEREAFLAQMQLTTDPDGLLQAFHELLEAQWLARRELQDQHSLQAAEALAQLAQELHGAALGAFQELEEALFLRALPGASGLPGAECQALWREAGAAVAKQQGRAGGFRRQKRRLFRDLLAREEQLWLEELALAQLLQVQLREDQEDTVLRVLERLGGLSQEVTRGLLRGHELLLRSGLRLVALRGCAVTALTQMRLSGQKARLQELREQRAMEQGVGPCLEEDQWQRLRALEASMEEEDCRLQEEAQRARARLQEQVLAEASEVGRLLRVHTERALGLALRGRARTGPPGVQDTGDQSSLVDRAVESVYVTSAGVGRLVGAYHQQLERVVQEHNERTQQQLTALQEKPPAKPELRDKAAAAAQAPRQAVHQRLLAQRRRFLAQFSAHQRARLQAQGQRTQALELLETQLETELQRNRSGPRRRSPRPLPRRGRTPHPPRTRTLPRGAPPQDHSGMDMDQNFLWGAEGGSPASGTVSLWDKKVGRWIHPPSPCLSSSGSVSLLINEEGKQSLLHGHHQGWNPGPHVRGGSSALPAAPFPRTCSRLSSLRPEASPSPSSSSSWRWSEFWGRAPRLRGTCSQSTRPPTGPCHPR, from the exons ATGGCCTGCGGGGGCGACGCGCGGCTGCTGCTGGGCCGGGACGAGGTGCTGCCGGTGCCCGCGCTGCTGGGCCCCGGGGTGCTGCTGGGCGCGctgctgggcctgggcctggggctTCTGCTCGCCCGCCGCGCGCGCCCCGGACTGCAG gACGACACTCAGAGTCTGCTCCGGAACCTGGAGCCTCGGGCGCCCACGCCCTCGGAAGCTGGGTCCCCATCGggcaggagaaggagacagactcGGAGGGCCAGGGAGGAGCCTGGCCTGGAG GAGCGCGATGCCGCCCTCAGCAGCCCCGTCACCACGTTCGCCCTCAAGGCCAAGGTCGTGTACCCCCTCAAACAGAAGTTCCGG CCCCTGGCGGACGGCTCCTCCAACCCCTCCCTGCATGAGACGCTGCGGCCGGCGCTGCCCCACCAGCCCCTGGAGGCCTCTCCCTGCAGCAGCCTGGACAGCGTGAGCCAGAGGGACAAGGATGCCTCCAGCTCGGCCTCCAGCGTCCCCTCGGCCAGCAGCGAGGACAGGGCCCTGCGGCGCAGCTTCCTGAGGCCCAGCGGCTTCCTGGAGGCGCTGACCCGTGACGG GGTGGACGTGCACCTCTGCGCTTACAGTCTGTTCCTGCAGGACCTGCTGGCCGTGGACGCCCAGCTGAGGCACCATAAGCGTCTG ATGTATcttcagattttaaaaatatgtctccTGGAGATCCTTCCCAGAAAGAAGCCTGACGATGGGATCTGCCAGAAGATTCTGGCCAAGCAGGACCAG GACCTGGAGGAGTTAGAAGAAAGGCTTCAGGCGAGGCTGTCGCATGCAGAGGCGCTGGGCTCGGGCGACTCTGAGTATGTCACCCTGGCAGAcgtggagaggaaggagagagagatctcGGAGCAGCTTATTGACTAT ATGGAGGCCTCCTGGCAGCAGGTCGGTCACACCCAGCATCTGCTGATGGAGCAGTTCGTCAGCTTGGGGTCCAGAGCGCGCCAGGCCCTGGCCACCATGACAGAGAGGATGATCGTGCTGGAGGGGCGCCTGAGGGAGTCCCAGGACCTGCAAGTGCTG GACGCCCTGGACAGGATGCTGGGCCGCGCCCACCTGGCCCAGGCGCTGGAggggctgcggctgcggctgcccGAGGACACGCGCTGCCGGCTGGGGGCCACGGCTCGGGCGCTGGAGCGGCTGGTGGCCGAGGGGTGGCTGTCGGGGCAGCTCAAGGAGGAGCTGCTGGCCGGGCAGCACACGGCCTTCTGGGGCGAGGCCGAGCGTCACCGCCGGG AGTTCTCCCGCCAGGCCGGGGAGATGCTGAAGGTCGCACAGGACCAGCAGGCAGAGGGCGCCGCCCAGCTGGCCGCGGCCCAGGAGGACGAGCGGGAGGCCTTCCTCGCCCAGATGCAGCTGACCACTGACCCCGATGGCCTCCTGCAG GCCTTCCACGAGCTCCTGGAGGCGCAGTGGCTGGCGCGGCGAGAACTTCAGGACCAACACAGCTTGCAGGCGGCCGAGGCGCTGGCCCAGCTGGCTCAG GAGCTGCACGGGGCCGCCCTGGGCGCCTTCCAGGAGCTGGAGGAGGCTCTGTTCCTGCGGGCTCTGCCGGGTGCCAGCGGGCTGCCGGGCGCCGAGTGCCAGGCCCTGTGGCGGGAGGCCGGGGCCGCCGTGGCCAAGCAGCAGGGCAGGGCCGGGGGCTTCCGGCGGCAGAAGCGGCGGCTGTTCCGGGACCTGCTGGCACGGGAGGAGCAG CTGTGGCTGGAGGAATTGGCCTTGGCCCAGCTGCTGCAGGTGCAGCTCCGCGAGGACCAGGAGGACACCGTCCTGCGGGTGCTGGAGCGGCTGGGTGGTCTCAGCCAAGA GGTGACCCGAGGGCTCCTGAGGGGACACGAGCTGCTGCTGCGCTCGGGCCTGCGCCTCGTGGCCCTCCGGGGCTGCGCAGTCACTGCCCTCACGCAGATGAGGCTGTCCGGGCAGAAGGCCAGGCTGCAGGAGCTCAGGGAGCAGCGGGCGATGGAGCAAGGCGTCGGGCCCTGCCTGGAGGAGGACCAGTGGCAGCGGCTCAGGGCCCTG GAGGCCAGCATGGAGGAGGAGGACTGCCGGCTGCAGGAGGAGGCGCAGCGGGCTAGGGCCCGGCTGCAGGAGCAGGTGCTGGCAGAGGCGAGTGAGGTGGGCCGGCTGCTGCGGGTGCACACGGAGAGGGCGCTGGGCCTGGCGCTGCGGGGCCGGGCGAGGACAGGACCCCCGGGGGTGCAGGACACCGGCgatcag AGCTCCCTGGTGGACAGGGCCGTGGAAAGCGTGTACGTGACCAGCGCAGGTGTGGGGCGTCTGGTGGGAGCCTACCACCAGCAGCTGGAGCGGGTGGTCCAGGAGCACAATGAGAGGACCCAGCAGCAGCTGACAGCACTACAGG AAAAGCCGCCGGCGAAGCCTGAGCTCAGGGACAAGGCGGCAGCAGCGGCCCAGGCACCCCGCCAGGCTGTCCACCAGAG GCTGCTGGCTCAGCGGAGGCGGTTCCTGGCCCAGTTCTCCGCACACCAGCGCGCCCGTCTGCAGGCTCAGGGGCAGAGGACGCAGGCCCTGGAGCTGCTGGAAACCCAGCTGGAGACGGAGCTGCAG AGAAACCGCTCAGGACCAAGAAGAAGAAGCCCCCGCCCGCTGCCCAGGAGAGGGAGGACCCCGCACCCCCCGAGGACGAGGACCCTGCCCCGGGGGGCCCCCCCACAGGATCACTCGGGTATGGA catggaccagaattttttatggggagcagaaggtggaagtccgGCTTCTGGAACTGTTTCTCTGTGGGACAAGaaggttggcaggtggatccaccccCCCAGcccgtgtctgtcttcctctggctCCGTTTCCCTTTTGATTAACGAGGAAGGGAAGCAGAGCCTTCTGCATGGGCATcaccagggctggaacccgggacCCCATGTAAGAGGAGGGTCCAGTGCTTTGCCTGCTGCACCATTTCCCAGGACCTGCTCTCGTCTCTCATCCCTCCGTCCAGAAGCCTCCCCTTCACCCTCTTCTTCATCAAGCTGGCGCTGGTCTGAGTTCTGGGGTAGGGCTCCACGTCTCCGCGGGACGTGCAGTCAAAGCACTCGCCCGCCGACCGGCCCCTGCCACCCAAGGTGA